The following coding sequences are from one Parabacteroides pacaensis window:
- a CDS encoding baseplate J/gp47 family protein, whose amino-acid sequence MKQNKITDGLDRTQYLLQSASLHDFEALESDCNVLFKRIMEMSRGIYYFNSLNQKDGSINELWHSEILPVFMEILSVDISQLEKEFIHNRGTARQQEQAIQLQAYITDWKQRLDRYCLSCPITNDDLSPQSLQAVAQKMREKFNYTLSQTEDKINRQENYNLQLQGKVTQQYDINYVFDNEIFYLLLMTIDQIQENIPYYLNLLEENSDLDPSLAIILAFLKNYQDIVSNFNRRWETLPSFYMNEVLKVKLKAAHPDRTWLILKKNPGKGMIVVKKGTGFIAAENPDGSQLCYRSVDDLHVSDARLCHLFSLYAEHDPERLPAGRIKDAEGFSYVTSIKQKKLALLSLQEPQELFGDKGGQAQHAPVGILVESPLLLLREGIREGTLRMFFTPASLDNFTRMLDQACLPGSTPENREQTIFKLLQDAFSVKISTTKGWNTIPAHLSFREGNIYLTLSFHMDESFPPTCACNEEVHEMETSMPALQIWMNNDAWMFPFSWALQTQIKKFILHVKAHRVTSLKVYGENGAVDPSAPFYPFGVQAKKNASMIFGNYEMSRKPLTQITLNCKWQQLPINETGFEGHYREYKKSIDNYSFRIRKEWLYNREWKKTEATSPLFVSTGPATPVKDEATYRFDFKGKIPPVSGTEEAYSYGAIPSGFFRIVLDSPETGFGDALYRELFTQVMMQNSRLKKHLPLPEEPVSPMISELSITYEAEDEYIADTALQNRQIKLYYLRPLVHPCVFPVKPGKAVPLIQHTHSSANLLFGFSQAEGCERLRFYMDFAPRLENRLSSLEENLPEVYWYFFNGKHWKEIDANHVPIDTTEQFTNSGLIELFLPEPVTSNILDKQGYLWLWAAIRKNQDKCQPLRGIYMHPVQVIADGGDGTSLPVATITEPEKTLPGILSIEQIFPGSGGYPCEQEAERNIRIAHRIAHRNRLVTPIDFERMVMGEFPDVDKVKCFPGNSTYSPAAVTLVVMQQQASGNLPVCPYPLLREIKERLQPRMSPMAQLIVINPVYEEVVLRCHILLHEQALETETLERLYRKINHYIAPWIATGNLPVFGYQLSMEGMYTILVNDEGIRSITNLSLLYVVYNEKKEYELKEYPIDPRQPETICFSYPWSIPVPSKSHLVTFLKEDDHPYQVGIGELTVGETFIIPKNYAADQ is encoded by the coding sequence ACTGCAATGTATTGTTTAAACGGATAATGGAAATGAGCCGCGGTATCTATTATTTTAACTCCCTCAACCAAAAAGACGGCTCTATAAATGAACTCTGGCATTCCGAGATATTACCTGTTTTTATGGAAATCCTATCCGTAGATATTTCCCAACTGGAAAAAGAGTTTATCCATAACCGGGGGACTGCTCGGCAACAAGAGCAAGCCATTCAGTTGCAAGCTTACATAACCGATTGGAAACAACGGCTCGACCGGTATTGTTTGTCTTGCCCTATAACAAATGATGACCTTTCCCCTCAATCTCTTCAGGCCGTGGCCCAAAAGATGAGAGAGAAATTTAACTATACTCTTAGCCAAACAGAAGATAAAATTAACAGACAGGAAAATTATAACCTACAATTACAAGGAAAGGTAACACAACAGTACGATATTAACTATGTGTTTGATAACGAAATTTTCTATCTCCTTTTGATGACTATCGACCAAATACAAGAAAACATCCCTTATTACCTGAACCTTTTGGAAGAAAACAGTGATTTGGATCCGTCGTTAGCTATCATCCTGGCTTTTCTAAAAAACTATCAAGATATTGTATCGAATTTTAACCGCCGTTGGGAAACACTTCCTTCCTTTTATATGAATGAAGTATTAAAGGTAAAACTAAAAGCGGCACACCCTGACCGGACATGGCTTATTTTGAAAAAGAATCCGGGCAAAGGAATGATAGTGGTAAAAAAAGGAACAGGATTTATTGCTGCGGAAAATCCGGATGGCAGCCAGCTCTGTTACCGGTCTGTTGACGACCTGCATGTATCCGATGCCCGGCTTTGTCATTTATTCTCTTTATACGCCGAACACGATCCGGAACGTCTGCCCGCCGGAAGGATAAAAGACGCTGAAGGTTTTTCTTATGTTACTTCCATAAAACAAAAAAAATTAGCCCTTCTTTCTCTTCAAGAACCTCAAGAACTATTTGGTGATAAAGGAGGGCAGGCACAACATGCTCCGGTAGGAATACTGGTGGAATCTCCCCTCTTGCTTTTACGGGAAGGTATAAGGGAAGGTACTCTCCGTATGTTTTTTACACCAGCTTCCCTGGATAACTTTACCCGTATGTTAGATCAGGCTTGTCTGCCGGGCTCTACACCGGAGAACCGGGAACAAACAATATTTAAACTTCTTCAAGATGCTTTTTCCGTAAAAATAAGCACGACAAAAGGTTGGAACACCATACCAGCACACCTTAGCTTTCGGGAAGGCAACATTTACCTTACTCTTTCTTTTCACATGGACGAAAGTTTTCCTCCCACCTGTGCGTGCAACGAAGAAGTGCATGAAATGGAAACCTCTATGCCCGCTTTACAGATATGGATGAATAACGATGCCTGGATGTTTCCTTTTTCCTGGGCACTTCAAACCCAAATCAAAAAGTTTATCCTTCATGTAAAAGCACACCGTGTTACCTCCTTGAAAGTATACGGCGAAAATGGAGCGGTTGATCCGTCCGCCCCTTTTTATCCTTTCGGAGTACAGGCAAAAAAGAATGCATCGATGATATTCGGGAATTACGAAATGAGCAGGAAACCGCTTACCCAGATAACTTTAAACTGCAAATGGCAGCAATTGCCTATTAACGAAACCGGTTTTGAAGGACATTACAGAGAATATAAAAAGAGCATAGATAACTACTCTTTCCGAATCCGGAAAGAATGGCTCTATAACAGAGAATGGAAAAAAACAGAAGCTACTTCTCCCCTATTTGTCTCCACAGGACCTGCTACACCCGTAAAAGATGAAGCTACTTATCGCTTTGATTTTAAAGGAAAGATCCCTCCTGTTTCCGGAACGGAAGAAGCATACAGTTACGGAGCGATTCCTTCCGGATTTTTCCGTATCGTATTGGACAGTCCGGAAACAGGGTTTGGAGACGCACTATATCGGGAACTATTTACCCAAGTCATGATGCAAAACAGCAGGTTGAAGAAACATCTTCCCCTCCCGGAAGAACCGGTATCTCCTATGATAAGTGAATTAAGCATCACTTACGAAGCGGAAGATGAATATATAGCAGATACGGCTCTCCAGAACCGGCAGATCAAATTATATTACCTTCGTCCCTTAGTACATCCCTGTGTTTTTCCCGTTAAACCGGGAAAGGCAGTTCCTTTAATACAACATACGCATAGCTCGGCTAACTTGTTGTTCGGATTTAGCCAGGCGGAAGGGTGCGAACGACTACGTTTCTATATGGACTTTGCTCCCCGTTTGGAAAACCGGTTATCTTCCTTAGAAGAAAACCTGCCGGAAGTATACTGGTATTTTTTTAATGGAAAACACTGGAAAGAAATCGATGCCAACCATGTACCTATCGACACAACCGAACAGTTTACAAACAGCGGCTTGATCGAGTTATTTTTACCGGAACCGGTTACAAGCAATATCTTGGACAAACAGGGTTACCTATGGCTGTGGGCTGCCATCCGTAAAAACCAAGATAAATGCCAACCGTTACGAGGAATCTATATGCATCCCGTACAAGTAATAGCCGACGGCGGAGACGGTACAAGTTTGCCTGTAGCCACCATTACAGAACCGGAAAAAACACTTCCCGGTATTCTCTCCATAGAACAAATCTTTCCGGGTAGCGGCGGTTACCCTTGCGAACAAGAAGCTGAAAGAAATATCCGGATTGCCCACCGTATTGCTCATCGGAACCGGTTGGTCACTCCTATAGATTTTGAACGCATGGTAATGGGTGAATTTCCGGATGTGGATAAAGTGAAATGCTTTCCGGGAAATTCAACGTACAGCCCCGCTGCTGTTACCTTAGTGGTGATGCAACAACAGGCTTCAGGGAATTTGCCGGTATGTCCTTATCCGTTACTCCGTGAAATAAAAGAACGCTTGCAACCTCGTATGTCTCCAATGGCACAACTGATCGTTATCAATCCGGTATACGAAGAAGTTGTGCTACGTTGCCATATCCTTTTACATGAACAAGCGTTGGAAACGGAAACTCTTGAACGGCTATACAGGAAAATAAACCATTACATAGCTCCCTGGATAGCTACCGGAAATTTACCCGTATTCGGTTATCAGCTTTCTATGGAGGGAATGTATACCATTTTGGTAAATGATGAGGGAATCCGGTCGATTACCAATTTATCCCTGTTATACGTCGTATATAATGAGAAAAAAGAATATGAACTAAAAGAATATCCGATAGATCCCAGGCAGCCGGAAACCATCTGTTTTTCTTACCCCTGGAGCATCCCGGTTCCCTCGAAAAGCCATCTTGTTACTTTTCTAAAGGAAGATGATCACCCTTATCAGGTAGGAATAGGCGAACTTACTGTCGGAGAAACCTTTATTATACCTAAAAATTATGCCGCAGACCAATAG
- a CDS encoding contractile injection system tape measure protein, protein MIRVGKTYFDFHMQDEDFVRRLYHAWDTFCRVSFEEVIDKVLSSFDRSEQVIVIDKLEIDLGTFREKEFYEMFPLRLAEKVKDTFLTYLQNKEKENVKLYSTHHYQLNALSYYLLKGYFRWDAPSGQQSFPQLMTEVLHTIPEELRVFLLREGNKETLRQRLIWQLDDVLLESLVNLTETNDPEFIVSYTRFLITSHPRLHRPHIIRKDYRDVIWSLVLTYLWCESKGYYSRKQLVSRTIGQLAAHYNLPIRELLRLLTTGVERLTEGRMVLHELVGILYELQNENEFPPVSFPSEPFHRKTCLLPESLRKKLYIFLSSISGSLLYDDIKNDPQLETDLPSDLKNQLSQPLSCRKILQQLNEKEIYALTKVVLPQDSSMVISYAQQLEAEKEKGMFEGQAGSDFRIVKWEFLFSVALNVPSGSLDKKYLVEKVLQKLAAHYGLEYFRLLAFFNKYKEELPLWLQTTLDELYLDKLEEQMPSLLKESDSFFLPVHSSESERLRFLLIHPVSCRRLLKQLQEKEIILMAKILFPATSYFIIEYAAALDKANERGMLEGKAGSEFELIKWEFVFLVSLNSSFNKRILVLSVLRQIAAHYGLNVTDLLQYFYSEQQTSAFLGLEVNRIITELWEESKNKRIQADNPAASLCKDLEKLAAFMLFLQTGYFPMEKGSVYEVFLYLKKHQPKLLYQHLKAFATVYSPTILITKKETARTYAALLHWVLTQDKTFITALPEVQTLLLKLASLLQQAGGEKTNLDPLWLRELLFLAVQRNRSAFDITLQKNRLSKDKWQEVDIPFLLQLLSYYRQDQVATFIKKNKEEIKKLLLSTPEALQKLQTRMQLTPGIIEFFKQLYLSDNSFMQVLATALSGTSVSSLLARIIKNKEVFIRYMQYTKDKKAGSDKLSFTDYILHQFRREETEEIIYYLLTKEINTLHFIWKNEKTDQKQVYEFLVHAIPRIQWLWINRLGTVALRKVADEILLLEKRLPFQLNRGFISAWLLRFTTKVYENFSCSELFLCFYKELFYSIDEARRVKLVETATNFPQLYPGFTTVIRKIKHTGLKSTDIAVYEKEDAIMQNEEIDKHIFIKNAGMILLSPWFPQLFKMLELTHKNNFTSEADQIRAIFLLQAIINPDCTTEYEEQELFLNKLLTGYPLELPLPRALEINKQEQEMVKSMVTFAMQGWRQMKSTSLEGFRNSFLLREGYIEEKPNSWNLSITPHAIDVLLDTIPWSYNLIKYSWMPKRISISWRNQQ, encoded by the coding sequence ATGATTAGAGTAGGCAAAACATATTTCGACTTTCACATGCAAGACGAAGATTTCGTCCGCAGACTTTACCATGCGTGGGATACTTTTTGCCGTGTATCTTTCGAGGAAGTAATAGATAAGGTACTTTCTTCTTTCGATCGTTCCGAACAGGTTATAGTAATAGATAAACTAGAGATAGATTTAGGAACTTTTAGGGAAAAAGAATTCTATGAGATGTTTCCTCTCCGGCTTGCCGAAAAGGTAAAAGATACATTTTTAACCTATCTCCAAAACAAAGAAAAGGAAAATGTAAAGTTATATTCTACTCATCACTATCAGTTAAACGCATTGAGTTATTATTTACTAAAAGGCTATTTCCGCTGGGATGCACCTTCCGGACAGCAGTCTTTTCCTCAATTAATGACAGAGGTTTTACATACTATACCTGAAGAATTACGCGTTTTTTTATTACGGGAAGGCAATAAAGAAACTTTGCGGCAACGGTTAATATGGCAATTAGACGATGTTCTCTTGGAATCTCTTGTGAACCTTACCGAGACGAATGATCCCGAATTTATCGTTTCTTATACTCGTTTCCTCATTACTTCCCATCCCCGGCTACATCGTCCTCATATTATCCGGAAAGATTACAGGGATGTAATTTGGTCTCTGGTATTGACTTATTTATGGTGTGAAAGTAAAGGGTATTATAGCAGGAAACAATTAGTATCCCGTACCATCGGACAGCTTGCGGCACATTATAACCTTCCCATCCGGGAATTATTACGTTTACTTACCACCGGTGTGGAAAGACTTACCGAAGGCAGAATGGTGCTTCACGAATTAGTAGGTATACTTTATGAGCTCCAAAACGAAAATGAGTTTCCTCCGGTTTCATTTCCATCCGAACCGTTTCACCGGAAAACTTGTTTACTTCCGGAAAGCTTGAGAAAAAAATTATATATTTTTCTTTCTTCTATCTCCGGCTCTTTGCTATACGATGATATAAAAAATGATCCACAGCTAGAGACTGACTTACCATCCGATCTAAAGAATCAACTTTCCCAACCGCTCTCATGCAGGAAAATACTTCAGCAATTAAATGAAAAAGAAATATATGCGCTCACGAAGGTAGTATTGCCCCAAGACAGTAGTATGGTTATCTCGTATGCTCAACAACTGGAAGCAGAAAAAGAAAAAGGAATGTTCGAAGGACAGGCAGGAAGCGACTTTCGGATCGTTAAATGGGAATTCCTATTTTCTGTAGCACTGAATGTGCCTTCCGGTTCTTTGGATAAAAAGTATTTAGTAGAGAAAGTATTGCAAAAACTAGCAGCCCATTACGGTTTGGAATATTTCCGGTTATTGGCTTTTTTTAATAAGTATAAAGAAGAACTACCTCTCTGGTTACAAACAACCCTAGACGAACTTTACCTCGATAAACTAGAAGAGCAAATGCCTTCTTTACTGAAAGAATCAGATTCTTTTTTCCTTCCGGTTCATTCTTCGGAAAGTGAAAGGCTTAGGTTCCTACTTATTCACCCCGTCAGTTGCCGGAGATTGTTAAAGCAGTTGCAGGAAAAAGAAATTATTCTTATGGCAAAGATTTTATTTCCTGCCACTTCTTATTTTATTATAGAATATGCAGCGGCTTTAGACAAAGCAAACGAACGCGGAATGCTGGAAGGAAAGGCAGGAAGTGAATTCGAATTGATAAAATGGGAGTTTGTCTTTCTGGTTTCTTTAAATAGTTCTTTCAACAAACGGATCCTCGTGCTTTCCGTACTTCGCCAGATTGCAGCGCATTACGGATTGAATGTAACCGATCTGTTACAATATTTTTATTCGGAACAACAAACAAGTGCTTTTCTGGGTCTTGAAGTAAACCGTATTATTACCGAACTGTGGGAAGAGTCAAAAAACAAAAGAATACAAGCGGACAATCCGGCAGCTTCTCTTTGTAAAGATTTGGAAAAGCTAGCTGCTTTTATGCTATTTCTACAAACCGGATATTTTCCTATGGAAAAAGGGAGTGTATATGAAGTGTTCCTCTATTTAAAAAAACATCAACCGAAGTTACTTTACCAGCATTTAAAAGCATTCGCTACTGTTTATTCGCCTACTATCCTTATTACTAAAAAAGAAACAGCCCGTACTTATGCGGCTCTTTTACATTGGGTTTTAACACAAGATAAAACTTTCATCACTGCATTGCCAGAGGTACAAACTTTACTTCTGAAGCTGGCATCTTTACTTCAACAGGCCGGCGGGGAAAAAACAAATTTAGATCCCTTATGGCTTAGGGAGTTGCTATTTTTAGCTGTACAAAGAAATCGATCTGCTTTTGATATTACATTACAAAAAAACAGGCTGTCTAAAGATAAATGGCAAGAAGTGGATATCCCCTTCTTATTACAGCTTTTATCCTATTATCGCCAAGATCAGGTAGCTACTTTTATTAAAAAGAATAAGGAAGAAATAAAAAAACTCCTTCTCTCCACTCCTGAGGCCTTACAAAAACTTCAAACCCGTATGCAACTTACGCCGGGTATTATTGAATTTTTCAAACAGCTTTATCTATCCGACAATTCTTTTATGCAGGTTTTGGCAACCGCTTTATCAGGTACTTCCGTTTCCTCCCTATTAGCGAGAATAATAAAAAATAAAGAAGTATTTATACGCTATATGCAGTATACAAAGGATAAAAAAGCAGGTTCGGATAAGCTTTCATTTACTGATTATATTCTACACCAATTCCGTAGGGAAGAGACTGAAGAAATAATTTATTATTTGCTTACCAAAGAAATAAATACGTTACACTTCATTTGGAAGAATGAAAAAACAGATCAAAAACAAGTATATGAATTTCTAGTCCATGCAATACCCCGAATACAATGGCTCTGGATAAATCGTCTCGGAACTGTAGCTTTACGGAAGGTAGCAGATGAAATACTTTTATTGGAAAAACGGCTTCCTTTCCAATTAAATAGAGGATTTATATCTGCTTGGTTGCTCCGTTTTACAACAAAAGTTTATGAAAACTTTTCCTGTTCCGAATTATTTCTATGTTTTTATAAAGAACTATTCTATTCTATAGACGAAGCTAGAAGGGTAAAACTAGTAGAAACAGCAACTAACTTTCCTCAACTGTATCCCGGATTCACTACAGTGATAAGGAAAATAAAACATACCGGATTAAAATCGACAGATATAGCAGTTTATGAAAAAGAAGATGCTATAATGCAAAACGAAGAAATAGATAAACATATCTTTATAAAAAATGCGGGGATGATATTATTGTCTCCTTGGTTCCCTCAATTATTCAAAATGCTTGAATTAACCCATAAGAATAATTTCACTAGCGAAGCAGACCAAATAAGAGCCATATTCTTATTGCAGGCAATCATTAATCCCGATTGTACTACCGAATATGAAGAACAGGAACTTTTCCTTAACAAGCTACTTACCGGTTATCCTCTCGAATTACCACTTCCCCGCGCTCTGGAAATAAATAAACAAGAACAGGAAATGGTAAAATCTATGGTAACTTTTGCTATGCAAGGATGGAGGCAAATGAAAAGTACATCCTTGGAAGGATTTCGCAATTCTTTTTTACTCCGTGAAGGATATATAGAAGAGAAGCCAAATTCTTGGAACCTTTCTATTACCCCTCATGCAATCGATGTATTACTGGATACAATACCTTGGAGCTATAATCTAATAAAATATTCCTGGATGCCCAAGCGTATTTCTATTTCATGGCGTAACCAACAATAA
- a CDS encoding eCIS core domain-containing protein — protein sequence MNAEKQLQEVPSHVNGIQERTNALQMEDNRPVAAMQAKMIESIQRQSEDEDDLLQGKLTIQRISEDEEELSQGKFVTQREVEDEDDLIQGKFIPVQRQENNLTGMPDSVKQRMEKSFHTDFSSIRVHPESSSAPEVGALAYTQGTDIHFAPGQFKPDTSSGQQLLGHELAHVVQQQEGRVQPTTEISGMAVNDDISLEHEADMLGNKAANS from the coding sequence ATGAACGCAGAAAAACAATTACAAGAAGTTCCTTCCCATGTAAATGGCATACAGGAACGAACAAATGCTTTACAGATGGAAGATAATCGTCCCGTAGCTGCTATGCAAGCTAAAATGATTGAATCTATTCAACGCCAAAGCGAGGATGAAGATGATTTATTACAAGGAAAATTGACTATTCAACGAATTTCGGAAGATGAGGAAGAACTATCGCAAGGAAAATTCGTTACCCAACGGGAGGTTGAAGATGAAGACGACCTGATACAAGGGAAATTTATCCCCGTCCAGCGTCAGGAAAATAATTTGACCGGCATGCCCGATTCGGTAAAACAACGAATGGAAAAGTCTTTTCATACTGATTTTTCCTCCATAAGAGTTCACCCGGAATCTTCCAGTGCTCCGGAAGTAGGCGCATTAGCTTACACACAAGGAACGGATATTCATTTCGCTCCGGGACAATTCAAACCGGATACTTCATCCGGACAACAACTATTAGGGCATGAGTTGGCTCACGTAGTACAACAACAAGAAGGTCGTGTACAACCTACTACGGAAATAAGCGGAATGGCTGTAAATGATGATATTTCTTTAGAACATGAAGCCGACATGTTAGGTAATAAAGCGGCAAACAGTTAA
- a CDS encoding ATP-binding protein — MQHYIHWFQEILGVAFQLYFRQECQVSSIREIPQPEESSWREIFGTPATIRPSFEEKVVIMLALMPHFSPQTLDIFFVNNKNFDRPYTEFGGWKGLSHGGFLPTGETAAFILAGENIEQRSRIIRLFSKEHWLYRHNIVRLEGQGYGEPFLSGQLHPSEELLSFVIRQQEFKPDYSIHFPAKRITTPLEWNDLILDYQVASEIEEINTWITSHTTLMQTWKLNRFLKEGYRALFYGPPGTGKTLTATLIGKRNNMDVYRVDLSMIVSKYIGETEKNLARIFDQAENRNWILFFDEADALFGKRTSTNTSNDRHANQEIAYLLQRIEDFPGTVLLATNLRSNIDEAFSRRFQCVVYFPMPNKEQRIQLWNKMLSIWEGKLENNLIQQIATYELSGGSITNVVRSCALRLIQQKKEIPTKEIILAAIQKELYKEGKL; from the coding sequence ATACAACATTACATTCACTGGTTCCAAGAGATACTAGGTGTCGCTTTCCAGCTTTATTTCCGGCAGGAATGCCAAGTAAGTTCTATCCGGGAGATCCCCCAACCGGAGGAGTCTTCGTGGAGAGAAATTTTTGGTACTCCTGCTACAATTCGTCCTTCTTTCGAAGAGAAAGTAGTGATTATGCTTGCTCTGATGCCTCATTTCAGTCCGCAGACCCTGGATATCTTTTTTGTTAATAATAAAAACTTTGACCGCCCGTATACAGAGTTCGGCGGATGGAAGGGACTTTCACATGGCGGATTCCTTCCCACCGGTGAAACAGCCGCTTTTATCCTTGCGGGAGAGAATATAGAACAACGTAGCCGGATTATCCGTCTATTTTCTAAAGAGCATTGGCTCTACCGTCACAATATAGTAAGGTTGGAAGGACAGGGCTACGGCGAACCCTTTTTAAGCGGACAGTTACATCCTTCTGAAGAATTGTTGAGTTTTGTAATTCGCCAGCAGGAGTTTAAACCGGATTATAGTATCCATTTTCCCGCTAAAAGAATTACCACGCCACTAGAATGGAACGACCTGATTCTTGATTATCAGGTAGCTTCGGAAATAGAAGAAATAAATACCTGGATCACCAGCCATACCACCCTTATGCAAACCTGGAAATTAAACCGGTTCCTGAAAGAGGGTTACCGGGCTTTGTTTTACGGACCTCCGGGTACAGGGAAAACACTTACGGCTACACTGATAGGGAAACGAAATAACATGGACGTTTACCGGGTAGACCTTTCGATGATTGTTTCCAAGTATATCGGAGAAACGGAAAAAAACCTGGCCCGTATCTTTGACCAAGCAGAAAACAGGAACTGGATTCTTTTCTTCGACGAGGCAGATGCTCTGTTCGGCAAACGTACTTCTACGAATACTTCCAACGACCGGCATGCTAATCAAGAAATCGCTTATTTGTTACAACGTATTGAAGATTTCCCCGGAACCGTGTTGCTTGCTACCAACCTACGATCTAATATCGATGAAGCTTTTTCCAGACGTTTCCAATGTGTTGTTTATTTCCCTATGCCTAATAAAGAACAACGTATCCAACTCTGGAACAAAATGCTATCTATTTGGGAAGGCAAGCTAGAGAATAATTTGATTCAACAAATAGCAACCTACGAGCTTTCGGGAGGCTCGATTACAAACGTGGTTCGTAGTTGCGCCCTCCGGCTTATTCAACAAAAAAAGGAAATCCCTACAAAAGAAATTATATTAGCAGCGATTCAAAAAGAACTTTATAAAGAAGGGAAGTTATGA
- a CDS encoding Hsp20/alpha crystallin family protein — MTPDTNKKNNEKGHLPTFFSSYWNNDFLKNFFDGGVPATNVKENDKQFTIDVSTPGMDKDHIKIEVDKNVLKISAEKTSETEEKDENEKVLRHEFGYTSFSRSFTIPEGIDTENITATQKNGVLEIILPKEQEAKEDKVKQIAIN; from the coding sequence ATGACACCTGATACAAACAAAAAGAATAATGAAAAAGGTCATTTGCCTACTTTTTTCAGTAGTTATTGGAATAATGATTTTCTAAAAAACTTTTTTGACGGTGGTGTACCGGCTACAAACGTAAAAGAAAACGATAAGCAATTTACTATAGATGTTTCCACTCCAGGAATGGATAAAGACCATATCAAAATAGAGGTAGACAAAAATGTTTTAAAGATTTCTGCCGAAAAGACATCGGAAACAGAAGAAAAAGATGAAAATGAGAAAGTTCTCCGTCATGAATTCGGATATACATCTTTTTCCCGTAGCTTTACTATTCCAGAAGGTATAGATACGGAAAATATTACAGCTACTCAGAAAAATGGCGTATTAGAAATAATTCTTCCTAAAGAACAAGAGGCTAAAGAAGATAAAGTGAAACAAATTGCAATCAATTGA